AAGCTTTCGTCGCGACGAACAATGTATTGTTTAAACGTAAATTTAAATCGCGGTTTGAATTCCAATTTACATTGAGCGCGCTAATATTATTTGCTCGCCGACGTGACCTTCACGAAGCCAACTATGCAAATCGAGAATCGGTTTTGATTGCTGAGAATTCGTCATAATTTGTCTGAATTCTTAAATTCGAATTCGTGTCTGTCGAATTCGATCGCGTTTTCTGTTAGTGTAATTTAATTTATGAGAATTAGTTTTCGAGGTCGGTTAAATTTTCGGCTGATAAGTTCGAGCTCGCGATGTATACGAAAAACGAATGCTGTTGAAGTATGTCTTATCTGAAATGTGTAAAGTCCATCCCTGATATAATTTATGTATGTAAATACAGAACTGATTATGACTACTATTTGAGAGTGGTTTCTGCTCTTTAAGACCTCAACTACTCAAAAAGATATCGAAATACCCTAAAATTGGAatgatttcttcaatttcaactTCTATTTTCGATGTCAAATTACTCTTATCTTTAGTGTAAATTACAACTTAGAGATATCAGGTAGTCCGGTCTGTAGAATAAGTTCATGCTTAGAATATGAAAGTCGAcaaatttcggaaatttattcaaaatttacaCCTCTCATCGGGTTGTAGAATATGTACTTTACGCGTCTCGTAAACGTTTTCAGTACACTTAACATTTAACGCGATCAACCGAACTTTTCATTCTCGTTTTACCGAGAAAAAGGTCCCTTTTATTCGTTCGTTCATTTGTTTTCGTTAAGAGAAGATTCTTTTGCGAGAAGAAAACTTCCCGGGCGTTGAACACGTTAACCTATTTGAGCTGTTATGCAAATGAAGACGGTACTGGTTTCATATCAGTGGCACTTCCTGATTTGTCAACGCGGCGACTTTTTGGAAGCGCTCCAACCAACCGAACCGTCTCATGAGCCACCCCTAGAATTGAATTCAACGTACACGCTGTTGTCTTCGATGTTATATACGCTGAAAGAATATTACGGCGATTGTACCGCGCGGTCCCCGGGTATTTTATTCTAATTAAGGGTAGCTCGTAACGCGGGATAGGCCCAGGCAGACCTGACTTGGCAGCCGAGCCGATTGGATAGGACTATGGCGACTAGTGGAACTATAGTGTATTTCAGCGATAGGTAGGCCATTTTGATTCGCAGTACTGCCACTTACTAGACAAACTTTTGAACTTATCACCAAAAACTTTCTAAAATTAAGcgtattcttttttttttttttactaatcGAAATAGCGAGTTTTTTCGTCAATTCCCTCATTCGATCTCGGCTTCTGCCAATATTGCATGTatttcacataattcttttttcaactGAATGAAAATCTAGTGGCTCGTTCCTGTTGacaattaattgaaaaatggctAGCCGATTCAAATTGTGAAATAGTCTGACGGATTTACTAACCATCTTCgtaatttttggaactaactctgagtttgtttttttttttttttcaatatattcaatatctgtTTGTCGATAATGCATATATTTTTGTgcaattctttttttcgacttaatgaaaatgaagtcaCTTGATCCTGTTGACTTTCAATCGAAAAATAGGTAGCTGATTAAGATTGTAAAGTAGTCTGAAATTATTATAacaatcttcaaaatttttggCAAGccaattgtttgaatatttattttctatttttttttttggtcagaatttttatgaaaatgttttttttttggtttggTCATTCTAATCATCGACCTaataaaatgcacattttccccaatgagtaaaaaataattcaGTCAATAGATTCCATCATGATGATTACAATATTTATTCTACGATTAGTGATAGTGAGTATATAGGCACTGTGAGAGGTGGCTGAAAAACCTATTCCGGGTGGTTCGCATTCATAAACAACTCATCTGccggtttttcataataaatgcGAAGAATCTATTATTCCTAATGATAATTTGTGATCGGTAAAGTGTGAAGGACATAGGAGATAATCCCACCCACTTTTCAAGTTGTTTACTACTTTGAAACAAATTGACCCGGTGACTCATCGGGGTGTTTCGAATGTTATCAATCAGGTTTTTTGATCAATCAATGGAACAGATTTTCCGGGTTCGAACGGAATGCAGATTTTGTTGTCTTATATCGCTAATCTAATTCCAATTCGCTGTCAATTACTTACGGGGATATAATTTTAGAAGGGCCCACTAGATTTCATTGCAGGGGGGCcgcttacctggaaatcagggaaaactcggaGAATTTTCTTCTCTTTAAAGAAAGtcgggaattttgtaaaaacaaattaaaaaacCTAAAAATCTCAGAGAAGGATCTGGGTAATTTGTTGAGATTACTTGATCAACAGTTTCCTTCTACAAATGTCTTATGTATTTGACTCTTAGTTAATTgcattcttagcagatcaagtaaAAGAATAGTCGGGGAATAAGCAAGTCAAATATATAAGGCCTCCTTgcataaattttttttaatttttcaatttcaagtgCGTTTGATTTATCAATTAAAGCTGTGTTTAAATCATCTGGATTCCGTAACTCTGcaattatgaaaaaatgtcCATTTACGTAAATATAGGTATATCTTGCAGACATCACCAGTGAAAACATAACCATTAAAAGCGATTCTAAGTCGTACAATAAATCATCGCAATTCACTGCAATGAATCATTCTATGAGTCTATCGCGAATTGAAACATTGAATGAACGCTTTTTTATTCCATTCAGTAAGATCATATTTGCGATAAATATGGCTAAATCGTTTGAATGCGTTCCAGCGTTGAGAATTGCTATTTGTATCGAGTAAATCATTCGCTAAAAAACACTTCTATTCATTTTGTCCCCCTCGAAATGCCAGTTTTACTCGCGTTTTGTTAAAGTCGTCTTGTTTACGAAGAGAGACCTTTTATGAACCAGGGGTCGGGAACTGAATTTTATTCATCAGGACATGAATAGAGAATAGGTATAATTCAAGTCCCAAAATAAAACACTGTAGACGTTTTATGTTGACTGTTTATTCGATATGAACAAGCTATAATTTTCCTAGTGGAATTTCGGAATTTTTATCTCAACATTGCTTGTTTAGGTAAAATATCCAACTCGGTCCAGAAAAAGCAATTTGAgcaattttcattcatcttgCACAGAAATCGTGTATCATTTGACCTATTGCAAGTTTACGtattatgaaattatgaaatccTAAAGaagatatatttttagtaTTAAAAAGGGATTGGATCATAAACTGTCAGATCATATCAGATAGCTGGTGATAACAAAAAACTACCCTTTCTAAAACGGTGAAATATCAGGTTTTGATTTATgtcaaaatgataatttttgtttttttgtttttgtttttttctaatagGGATCTGTCACAGCTTCACGCGAAAGATGTGGAATATTCGTACGATGATAATTCGAGTGACCATTCGGCGAGTATACAAGTAGAACGTTTCTCTCTTGGAAGTAGCGCCTATAATCGTTCGGATGTGCTGCCCGACCTCGTAAGTATATCCAAGAACATTTGAGAAAAGATTCGATCATTTTCTCTAAAACATAATTACCATGCAATAGATGTTTTGTCGACAAAAATAGAGGGCCTGGGTCCGGTGGCCCtcccctaaatccgcccctgacAGTTGTACCTTTATCCTTGATTCGGAACTAATTAATGTCAACCGATTACTGCTGGACTGGGTTCGGATTCATAGCGCGATTTGGAAAAGAAATCATGAATCTCGACTTGCGTAACTCGAAATTGTACCGTACTTTTTCAATGCTTTTTATGCACAATGCTGACTGATGCATTGAAAAGTGCACTACCTGCGAAGTGTACACACTAGGAGGTGTTGGGATATCACTTCTCTAGACATGCCCAGACTTGAATCTTAAAAAGCAGCATAAGCCTGATGAGAGTATTAGTCATTTCATGTGAAGTCGTTGATACGGAAAATGGACTGTATTCGATCTGCAGGTAgttgatagaaatatttttttcgaaattcctACCGAAGATCGATTGCGAAATAGGGACTAATTTCGATGATGAGTAAGTTGTTGTTATTCGCGGTCGGGATGGGATGGGTCCTTGCTTCCGATGACGTCATGTACAAGTCTGAGCGTGCCTCGAGACTTCAGCATGGCGAGGAGCACCCGATACGATCTCCGCAATGGAAAGAAAACGAGAAAATGTTCAGTGCACTTGGTATGAGCTTTATTACTGAATTTGTCCTTTGAAACTAGAAGGAACTTATAAGAAATATGGCCGCGCcgttaaaaatctataagtatTGATTGATGTGAATTCTAGATATGTGGTTCCATTAAATTTCTGTCCGTTGTTTGGTAAGAGCATACGCCGGTACGTAATTTCAGCGCAATTCAATCTAAACCTATAAACCTTTGTACCTGAAACTTCAACGAGTACAATACTGAATACACAAATgttgtataatgtattttaCCCCATAGTGGACGTTTCCATAAAGGAAATTCCCCGTATTTTAAATCTGCCTATTTTGTAAGCGGTTGGTTAAGAAATATAAGACGTTAATTGCGTTTTGAATTCCGGAGTTATTTATCTCGTCTCGTCAGTCGGTGTATAAGTTGAAAAAACGGTTCGAATTCATCGATCGCGTTCGTGAAAATATTTCCCTTTTCGTTCTAATGATTTCAACGATTTACTGTTTCAATCATGACCTGCAGTCTTCTGAAATCTTCTGAATACCATTTAAACGATGAAGATTAggttattcattgttttgttttcttttatctTTATAGTTTATCCCGAACAGCGGAGCGAATGGCGTCATGTCTCCAGACTCACAGACAGTTACCTCAAGTCCCACATATTCAGTGCCAGACACAAGCACTCAGGTACTTttcctaaaatattcataactCAATACTCTCCGTCAAAGGGCCAGTTGcttaaaagttggttaaagataacccaTGGGTAAATGCCAGAGTAACAATGAACCTTTAATTGTTACTGTGTCAACTAATTAGctgtaaccaacttttgagcaactgcagcctgAATTCTACATTGACATCAGtctaagatattaattattGACTTGTGAAAATTTCAGCGATCGCCTGGTCCTTATTCGCCAGTATGTAACAGTACCCCGACTCCATCTGTACCATCAAAGTAAGTACGATACATCAGGTATAGATGTCTCAAATCTTTAAATATTTGTCTATGTTTATCCAAATTCCATCGATATCCGTTCTAATGAAATCGTATTTGTTTACAGTACGAATTACTCAGGGGAATATGGTTTCGAAGTGTCCGTGGCGCAGCAGTCAAAAGAGACTAAGTCGACTACATGGACGGTAAGCAAAAAGACAAGAGGGGCCACTtactggaaatcagggaacttctaatgaaaaaaaattcaaaatcgggGAAAAGTCTGGGAAAAAGCGATTCAAATATAAGTGCCCAACCTGAAACAGCAAGGAGTGAATTCAATAATTTCGAATTGCGACTCTCGAACTTGGAATAAAAACCTGTCACCCTCAATATCAGTAATCGTTCAAGTTCATTTCAtaattctttcaatttctgTTTCAGTTTTCTGATCCGTTGAACAAACTGTTCGTTCGTCTGGCCACCACTTGTCCGATCCGGTTCCGAACGACGAAGCCTCCGCCTCAGGGCTGCATTATTCGCGCGATGCCGATCTACATGAAGCCCGAACACGTGCAAGAAGTGGTGAAACGCTGCCCGAATCACGCCACAACAAGAGAACATAATGAGAACCATCCGGCGCCCGAACATCTCGTCAGGTGTGAGCATAAATGCGCTCAGTACTGGGAGGATCCGTATTCCCATCGTCAAAGCGTCATCATTCCTCACGAGAATCCGCAGGCTGGTAGCGACTGGGTAACCAATCTATACCAGTTTATGTGCTTCAGTTCGTGCGTCGGTGGTTTGAACCGGCGTCAAGTCCAGGTCGTCTTTACCTTAGAAACAGCGGAGTAAGTTTTcctaatttcatctgatttgctaattttttttcgCCGATTCATTTCGtagatatttgatgaatatttgtATCGTTTTTTTTCCGTAGCACGAAAGTTCTCGGACGTCGCGTCTTCGAGGTCAGGATTTGCGCCTGCCCCGGCCGCGACCGTAAAGGCGAGGAAGCCAGCCTGAAGCCAAAACCAACGAATGGTGAGTTTATTCAGAATATCGAATAATTTGAGGGTGCCCACTTAACTGGatatcagggaaaagtcggggaattttcttttctttgaaaaagtctgaattcggtaaagaaaaagaaaaaccatTAATCAGGAGAAAGTCGGAGAAATTGAATGAGATTCAAGATTGCGCATATAATCAAACAGATTCTGTCTgtgtttttttcatatttgacTTTGTTAACTGATAGAATTCTTAACAGATCAAGTTGGGGACAAAGCACGGAAAAAgcagtcaaataaaagtggctaCCCTGTATTCAGTGCATCGTTATGTTGCGCAATATTTCACTCCGTGTATTCGTATCATTGTAGTGACGATGTCAACGGAGATATACTCGATCGGCCCGGCGGCTAAACGTAGAAAGTTGAACAGCAACGAAGTCTTCACCGTGCAAGTGCACGGGCGCGAGAATTACGAGATTCTCTGTAGGATCCGCGATTCGCTGGAGTTGAGCGCGATGGTGTCGGCGGACCACGTTACCGCGTATaagcagcaacaacagcaacaagaGAGTATTCAGAAACAGTAAGTTTGAAGATTCTGTTGAAACAGTATAACTGTTTCTCTCTATTCGTGCTTTCTCCGTGCTGTTTAGTGCCTAGGACTCGAGCAAACTCGATAGACTCCTTCTTGTTCTCGATTCTTTGCTGTTTACCCATGAAAACTGGTTTGAACGTTTCGAGCAtcgttttgaaaattgatgCACTCTTCTTAAAATGCTTTTATATGAGCTTAGATTTCTTGCTTTTAGCTCTTTTACTTCGATGCCTTTCAAAGGACCTTCCCACTTCCCCATTTTAAGTGCCGCAAATTAAAACTATCGAAGGCAAATCTGTCTCTTTTCCGATATGAATGTAGCCTGTTGCAAAAAAGCAAGCCCACTTCCCCGGTCCTGCCCTCAATCTGTATTGAAAAATCATACCGGTATATCAAAGAACTGTTTTGATTTTACCAGATCTCTCATCAGACGAAggtaaaaaaaagttttctgttCATTTCGTGATCTAACATTGGTGTTACGTATGAGTCCAGTTAATGCTTAGCGAAAGTTTGGTATTTGACACAAATGAAGTGCAGTGCTATTTGGTATCTCATGATCAGTAATGGATTTGTGAAATTTGCAAGATATTTTTAACAAGCCCGACAGTTGTTCAGAGGTCTGACATTTGGTTTGAGGATGAATTTTCGTTTTGAGATCTTCGTTTTCATCGTTATTTGTCATCGTtctcattataatcatcatcatcatcatcatcatcatcatcatcatcatcatcatcatcatcatcatcatcattatttggtgTTAATACTCAGAAATAATGCACCATTTGGTTGAATCCTGGCATTGAATAAATGCGTCAAATAATTCTATTTGTTTGAAGACAAGTTTTGTCATCTTTGTTTATTGAACAAATGTACAAATCAGCGATCAGTACTTCATCTGTACTTGGATCGAATCAGAGGATCAGAAGATAGTGAATTTGATAAGATATAAACATCTCTGATGATATATttgtaatgattattattatcatgattaaTTATCTTTACGATAATTTTGTCTGAAACGCGTGGAAACGCGTTTATTCTAGATAAGTACTACGACAATTCTAACCAAGCCATCTGGTGCATTATTTCAGGGTCGTTACAACGAAAATCGCGAAACAACACAATCGAGCCGTTCCTCCTCAaccgtcgtcatcgtcgtcgtcatcgaaAAAGGTCATCGCGCAGCCGTTGAAGGTCCCGATCGGTGCGGCCGTCTCTGCGGCCATCCCTCAGCCCGTCGAGTATCCTCCGTCGAGATTACCGGGAATAAACGCAATGTTGTCGCTGTGATCGCCTGCTGCCCGTTGTTCAATAGTTGGAAAGCCGTCTGCCCATAACAGAGAGTACCCGTTTGGTGATTGAGTACCTATCTACCCGTTGAGTAGCCGTCTGCTGGTTGAGTCAAGCAGCCGTCTGCCTGCTACAGAGTCAAGAATTGTCACCGATCAGAATGAACTGAGTAGTCTGAAAGCGCATACCGGTAGACCTACAGCGATAGAACTATCGTCATTGTACATAGAGTGTTTTAGCTGTGTTTGATATTCAGATTGTTCGGGTTCAGGGATTTAAGAATGTATTTCTAGATATTCTGTGTAGAGTACGACGCGAATGCATAATTCACATTCTGTGAgctatttctctttttttacGACTTTGCATTTATTTATGCTCGAGCTATTGGCA
This Tubulanus polymorphus chromosome 7, tnTubPoly1.2, whole genome shotgun sequence DNA region includes the following protein-coding sequences:
- the LOC141909120 gene encoding tumor protein 63-like, translating into MSQESNKSLMSQETFDFLWSNLQDVTSNGDLSQLHAKDVEYSYDDNSSDHSASIQVERFSLGSSAYNRSDVLPDLFIPNSGANGVMSPDSQTVTSSPTYSVPDTSTQRSPGPYSPVCNSTPTPSVPSNTNYSGEYGFEVSVAQQSKETKSTTWTFSDPLNKLFVRLATTCPIRFRTTKPPPQGCIIRAMPIYMKPEHVQEVVKRCPNHATTREHNENHPAPEHLVRCEHKCAQYWEDPYSHRQSVIIPHENPQAGSDWVTNLYQFMCFSSCVGGLNRRQVQVVFTLETADTKVLGRRVFEVRICACPGRDRKGEEASLKPKPTNVTMSTEIYSIGPAAKRRKLNSNEVFTVQVHGRENYEILCRIRDSLELSAMVSADHVTAYKQQQQQQESIQKQPSLGTKQLSIPMVPAANMPCAVNPISLMSHNGGLHSNGILSAPASCLPSPSSTPSPPTTDVKPSLLHVGMPGLDVVDSPQISSSQQSVSSLSSQLSTGSVSSSGSGLLPQTSLGVTASQSNDNTIAGWLSKINLSPYLDNFKAQNLYTMDQLQNYSMEDFQKLKIGTSHCNKLLQELGAFKRQILNQFAWAAQQQQPNLNSQQSFPSPALFEVTRYTFKRSISLKPATQTYESNYLTSDNDENYENDTDDAADIDL